Proteins co-encoded in one Candidatus Kapaibacterium sp. genomic window:
- a CDS encoding metal ABC transporter permease has protein sequence MELLWIPFTASLLAVASSLLGSFLLLRRMALLGDAVSHAVLPGIVLAYLWSGVRELPVMLLGAGVSALVAVFLLQVLQYRFGWHADAALAAVLASFFAVGILLLSAFGGKVDLDVECVLYGELAYVPLDMVTVGPLMVPRATLWALLLVGIAAVVLLVAWKELVVSTFDPEFAEVSGITPKLWQAVLLGMTAMVAVVGFVLVGAILVVALLTVPAATARLLTARLLRMVVIAVLVGISSAVAGYITASNLGGAVAGWMVLAATLQFVVAVVWSWLRHRFRPGPSVGVGTTLPKESAGPVLRATGSARGQSRGEW, from the coding sequence ATGGAGCTCCTCTGGATCCCCTTCACGGCATCACTGCTGGCAGTAGCGAGTTCGCTCCTGGGAAGCTTCCTCCTGCTTCGTCGGATGGCTCTACTGGGAGATGCGGTCTCTCACGCTGTCCTTCCCGGGATTGTGCTGGCTTACCTCTGGAGTGGGGTGCGAGAGCTTCCAGTCATGCTCCTCGGAGCGGGGGTGAGCGCGTTGGTGGCAGTCTTTCTGCTCCAGGTGTTGCAGTATCGCTTCGGGTGGCATGCCGATGCAGCACTGGCTGCGGTCCTGGCGAGCTTCTTTGCTGTTGGCATCCTCCTGCTATCGGCGTTCGGCGGCAAAGTGGATTTGGACGTGGAGTGTGTCCTGTATGGGGAGCTTGCCTACGTGCCTTTGGACATGGTGACGGTCGGCCCCCTGATGGTGCCCAGAGCGACGCTGTGGGCGCTGCTCCTGGTGGGGATTGCTGCCGTGGTGTTGCTGGTGGCGTGGAAGGAGCTGGTGGTGAGCACGTTTGATCCGGAGTTTGCAGAGGTGTCGGGGATAACCCCGAAGCTATGGCAGGCGGTCCTGCTGGGCATGACGGCGATGGTGGCGGTAGTAGGCTTCGTACTTGTCGGGGCGATCTTGGTTGTAGCACTCTTGACAGTGCCGGCTGCTACGGCTCGGCTGTTGACGGCCCGACTGCTGAGAATGGTGGTAATTGCCGTCCTCGTTGGTATCAGTAGCGCAGTCGCTGGCTATATTACTGCCTCAAACCTTGGAGGAGCTGTAGCTGGCTGGATGGTGTTAGCGGCCACTTTGCAGTTCGTTGTTGCTGTCGTCTGGTCCTGGTTGCGGCATCGCTTTAGACCAGGCCCCAGCGTCGGCGTAGGAACCACTCTGCCGAAAGAATCAGCAGGGCCAGTGCTAAGAGCCACGGGGAGTGCCAGAGGGCAATCTCGCGGCGAGTGGTAG